A part of Bacteroidia bacterium genomic DNA contains:
- a CDS encoding S41 family peptidase, translating to MIKQRKFLAVLLLITVSFSVGFVTNITDNYFEISKNLDIFGKLYREINSFYVDDTDPSRLMRTGIDAMLNSLDPYTNYISEEDVEDFKFMSTGQYGGVGALIGKMHDQIIVIEPYEGYPADKAGLKAGDRILKINEEVITPEKDVSDVRNILRGEKGTEVILTIQRPGEESTSEVTLSRDRIKVDNVPYFGMVNDKIGYISLTGFTQDAGLEVQEATKTLKKENPQLSGIILDLRGNPGGRLDEAVNVANVFVPEKELIVETRGRIDGTRHVHNAQRHAVDTEIPLAVLVNSRSASASEIVAGSIQDLDRGVIVGQKSFGKGLVQNIRPLSYNTQLKVTTAKYYTPSGRCIQAINYAERNEDGSVARIPDSLKNSFTTRNGRTVYDGGGIEPDVAVEVTKNNIVTNELSSQNLIFDFATQFVKNHPTIPSPREFVISDETYREFVDFVRAQKFDYETNAEKQMDKLVETVEKESYSDQLKSALSELDRKLALVKDKDLQKHKKEIVMLLRQEIARRYYYKPGEIQVTFGEDSDINSAIQVLENPDTYRKLLSKGSN from the coding sequence ATGATAAAGCAAAGAAAATTCCTGGCCGTTTTATTACTTATAACCGTTTCATTTAGTGTCGGATTTGTTACCAATATCACGGATAACTACTTCGAAATCTCCAAAAATCTGGATATTTTCGGCAAGCTTTACAGGGAAATTAATTCCTTCTATGTAGATGATACGGATCCTTCCCGTCTGATGCGCACAGGCATTGATGCGATGCTCAATTCGCTCGATCCTTATACCAACTACATCAGTGAAGAAGATGTGGAAGATTTTAAATTTATGAGCACCGGGCAATACGGCGGCGTAGGTGCACTAATTGGGAAAATGCACGATCAAATCATCGTAATTGAGCCCTATGAGGGCTACCCCGCCGATAAGGCCGGGCTAAAAGCCGGCGACCGTATTTTAAAGATAAACGAAGAAGTCATCACACCCGAAAAAGATGTCTCTGATGTCCGCAATATCCTCCGCGGAGAAAAAGGAACGGAAGTAATCCTCACTATACAGCGGCCCGGAGAAGAAAGTACCTCAGAAGTAACGCTCTCCCGGGATCGGATTAAAGTCGATAATGTCCCCTATTTTGGTATGGTCAATGATAAAATAGGTTATATATCTCTGACTGGTTTTACTCAGGATGCAGGGCTGGAAGTGCAGGAAGCAACCAAAACCTTAAAAAAGGAAAATCCCCAGCTTTCCGGTATTATCCTCGATCTTAGAGGAAACCCCGGAGGCAGGTTGGACGAAGCGGTAAATGTTGCGAATGTATTTGTTCCGGAAAAAGAATTGATCGTAGAAACCCGGGGCAGGATTGATGGCACTCGCCATGTACATAACGCTCAGCGCCATGCTGTAGATACCGAAATTCCTCTTGCTGTATTGGTCAACAGCCGAAGCGCCAGCGCATCCGAAATTGTCGCCGGATCTATTCAGGATCTTGACCGCGGCGTCATTGTAGGCCAAAAAAGTTTTGGGAAAGGGCTTGTGCAAAATATCCGGCCCCTGAGTTATAATACCCAACTGAAAGTCACGACTGCCAAATATTACACGCCCAGCGGGCGCTGTATTCAAGCAATCAATTATGCGGAACGCAATGAAGATGGCAGCGTAGCGAGAATTCCTGACAGCCTCAAAAATTCCTTTACAACCCGAAATGGAAGAACGGTCTATGATGGTGGTGGAATCGAACCAGACGTAGCCGTAGAAGTAACAAAAAACAATATCGTTACCAACGAACTCAGCAGCCAAAACCTTATTTTTGATTTTGCTACTCAATTTGTCAAAAACCACCCGACCATCCCTTCCCCCAGAGAGTTTGTAATCTCTGATGAAACCTACCGGGAGTTTGTCGATTTTGTACGAGCCCAAAAGTTTGATTACGAAACCAATGCGGAAAAACAAATGGACAAACTGGTTGAAACCGTAGAAAAAGAATCCTATTCAGATCAGCTAAAATCAGCGCTCTCTGAACTCGATCGCAAACTGGCACTGGTAAAAGACAAAGACCTTCAGAAACACAAAAAAGAAATTGTCATGCTCCTCCGTCAGGAAATCGCCCGGCGATATTATTACAAACCCGGTGAAATCCAGGTGACATTTGGCGAAGATTCTGATATTAATTCTGCTATCCAGGTTCTGGAAAATCCAGATACCTACCGCAAACTGCTTTCTAAAGGATCAAACTAA
- the prmA gene encoding 50S ribosomal protein L11 methyltransferase — translation MKTDFISVSVSAPEALREPVLALLAEIGYSAFEDTDTGLVAYVESHLFDQDQLYATLDIFPQEGIGVNIDHIPSKNWNEVWESNYPSVAIDQFCQIVPSFRTPEPGFEHTIILDPKMSFGTGHHETTRLVLRLMKSISFEGKRVLDMGCGTGVLGILAAKLGANPILGIDIDAWSFENATENARVNGISRMTIEQGDVTAIQGQTFDIILANINRNVLLADIPLYQQALAPGGFLLISGFYQRDEAQIRQLYESCNFYLANREEDNDWLALSLVNHQN, via the coding sequence TTGAAAACAGACTTTATATCCGTTTCAGTATCTGCGCCCGAAGCTTTGAGAGAGCCTGTGCTAGCCTTACTGGCTGAGATAGGTTATTCTGCTTTTGAGGACACCGATACGGGCCTGGTTGCTTATGTGGAGTCACATTTGTTTGATCAGGACCAACTTTACGCCACGCTTGATATCTTTCCACAAGAAGGTATCGGCGTGAACATTGATCATATTCCATCGAAAAACTGGAATGAAGTCTGGGAATCCAATTATCCATCGGTTGCTATCGACCAATTTTGCCAGATAGTCCCATCTTTTCGAACACCAGAGCCGGGTTTTGAGCATACGATTATCCTGGATCCCAAAATGTCTTTTGGTACAGGACATCATGAGACAACCCGACTTGTCCTTCGATTAATGAAATCGATATCTTTTGAGGGGAAACGGGTGCTGGATATGGGCTGTGGCACGGGCGTACTGGGTATCCTTGCAGCAAAATTGGGCGCAAACCCGATACTCGGAATTGATATTGATGCCTGGAGTTTCGAAAATGCAACGGAAAATGCCCGTGTCAACGGAATATCGCGGATGACCATTGAGCAGGGAGATGTAACGGCCATTCAGGGCCAGACATTTGATATCATTCTTGCAAATATCAACCGCAACGTACTCCTGGCGGATATTCCGCTGTACCAACAAGCGCTTGCACCGGGAGGCTTCCTCCTGATCAGTGGTTTTTATCAACGGGATGAAGCACAGATTCGCCAGCTGTACGAATCCTGCAATTTTTATTTGGCTAATCGTGAAGAAGATAATGATTGGCTTGCACTGTCGTTAGTCAATCATCAAAATTAA
- a CDS encoding RidA family protein: protein MIPESSIIHHSEKAPEPVGLYPHARRAGNLMFLSGVGPRERGSKQIPGVELDDKGNIVAYDIERQCHSVFRNVRYILEEIGLSWNDIVDVTVFLTNMKDDFPVYNRIYAEYFAENQPCRTTLGITSLPTPIAIELKVIAAIPEGK from the coding sequence ATGATACCTGAAAGTTCCATAATCCACCATTCGGAAAAAGCGCCGGAACCTGTCGGTCTGTACCCTCACGCGCGCCGGGCAGGGAATCTGATGTTTTTGTCAGGGGTAGGTCCGCGCGAACGGGGATCCAAACAAATCCCTGGAGTAGAGCTGGATGACAAAGGAAACATCGTGGCATATGACATTGAGCGACAGTGTCATTCTGTATTTCGCAATGTGAGATATATTCTGGAAGAAATCGGGCTATCGTGGAATGATATTGTTGACGTAACGGTATTCCTGACCAATATGAAGGATGATTTTCCGGTTTATAACCGCATATACGCCGAGTATTTTGCAGAAAATCAACCTTGCCGCACCACATTGGGAATTACCAGCCTCCCTACACCTATTGCGATTGAATTAAAAGTAATCGCGGCGATTCCGGAGGGCAAATAA
- a CDS encoding Uma2 family endonuclease: MNEDEFFDFCQKNQDLRIERSKNLEIIIMSPTGSLSGKYSGEVFGQLYSWNLIHRKGEVFDSSSGFTLPDQSVKSPDACWIAADRWNAVSPEDQTKFASICPDFIIEIRSQSDSLSELQHKMTEWMDNGCQLAWLIDPQQETVSIYRINGSKQVITGFGEKISGEQVLPGFELDLSRLKK, translated from the coding sequence ATGAATGAAGACGAGTTTTTTGACTTTTGTCAAAAAAATCAGGATTTGCGGATTGAACGTTCCAAAAATCTGGAAATTATCATTATGTCCCCCACAGGTTCTCTCTCTGGAAAATATAGCGGTGAAGTATTTGGCCAGCTTTACAGTTGGAATCTCATCCATAGAAAAGGTGAAGTATTCGATTCCTCATCCGGATTTACCTTACCCGACCAGTCTGTCAAATCCCCTGATGCATGCTGGATTGCCGCAGACCGATGGAATGCAGTTTCACCTGAGGATCAGACAAAATTTGCCTCTATTTGTCCTGATTTTATTATTGAGATTCGCTCTCAATCCGACAGTTTATCTGAGCTTCAGCACAAAATGACCGAGTGGATGGACAACGGTTGTCAACTCGCCTGGCTGATTGATCCGCAGCAGGAAACTGTTTCTATTTACCGCATCAATGGGAGCAAACAAGTAATTACCGGATTTGGAGAAAAAATATCCGGCGAACAAGTATTGCCAGGATTCGAACTGGACCTGAGCCGTTTGAAAAAATAG
- a CDS encoding RQC domain-containing protein codes for MESQAYNQQPIDIGMEAMAVLKTVLLLEKDYSGSYIQRILTGNDSFGWKKQQHKRLETFSELGEHHFAYVDDLINYLIKHGFLKISNPAYGSIALTDEGRKWMENPDSLMTTKGELRKSWYQVELISALKTLRKETAEQKDKQPFELFTNYTMDVLADKLPQTEEALKAIPGVEKMDGATRLMVLAEITRIVEKKEIDDETGVFRKAYSPSHQKIKALFLDGKKVSEIASERDLSQSTVTNYLENLHLAGEIDLRPWIEDTIDGKVLHKVTQYFRQVQSRGLKQAFEVLGVDYGTLRLCRLYMDTPTMQKAS; via the coding sequence ATGGAATCACAAGCTTATAATCAACAACCCATTGACATTGGCATGGAGGCGATGGCCGTGCTGAAGACTGTACTCCTTTTGGAAAAGGATTATTCAGGTAGCTATATCCAGCGCATTCTGACCGGGAATGATTCTTTCGGTTGGAAGAAACAACAGCATAAGCGCCTGGAGACTTTTAGTGAATTGGGGGAACATCATTTTGCTTATGTGGATGATCTGATCAATTACCTGATTAAGCATGGCTTTTTGAAAATATCCAATCCTGCTTATGGCTCTATTGCCCTGACCGATGAAGGGCGAAAATGGATGGAAAACCCCGACTCATTGATGACTACCAAAGGGGAACTTCGAAAGAGCTGGTATCAGGTAGAGCTGATTTCTGCTTTGAAGACGCTGCGAAAAGAAACAGCTGAACAGAAAGATAAACAGCCATTTGAACTGTTTACCAACTATACCATGGATGTTTTGGCGGATAAGCTTCCGCAAACAGAAGAAGCCTTAAAGGCAATACCCGGTGTCGAGAAAATGGATGGGGCGACCCGGTTGATGGTTTTGGCGGAGATTACGCGAATTGTGGAGAAAAAGGAAATTGACGATGAGACCGGTGTTTTTCGCAAAGCGTATTCTCCCAGCCATCAGAAAATTAAAGCATTGTTTCTCGACGGTAAGAAAGTATCGGAGATTGCCAGCGAAAGAGACTTGAGCCAGAGCACAGTTACCAATTATCTGGAAAACCTTCACCTTGCCGGAGAGATAGACCTTCGTCCATGGATAGAAGATACGATCGATGGCAAAGTTTTGCATAAGGTGACGCAATACTTCAGGCAGGTTCAATCCAGAGGGTTAAAGCAGGCATTTGAAGTGCTGGGGGTAGATTATGGCACATTGCGATTGTGCAGGCTATATATGGATACGCCTACCATGCAAAAGGCTTCTTGA
- a CDS encoding alpha/beta hydrolase, with amino-acid sequence MPHSTFTLVSGTHRLAGEIWEPVPTVKAVVCLVHGHGEYTGRYHYVAKLMNEAGIAVIAFDNFGHGKTEGKRGVIPSYEAVMAAIGSLLAEAEIRWPGSPRFLYGHSMGGNFVINYALQFQPPVAGVIATSSWLKLAVKPPAMQLFLGKIMMKIAPAFAQSTKLDAGFISRDPVEADRYRNDPMIHDKMSSILFFSVYEAGLWALDHANLFPCPLLIHHGTGDKITSWQASEAFAKSAGGGNVTLKLWEGLYHETQYEPEKDTVIGFSRDWIVNMIS; translated from the coding sequence ATGCCACATTCTACCTTCACACTGGTCTCCGGCACTCATCGATTAGCCGGAGAAATATGGGAACCTGTCCCAACGGTAAAAGCAGTTGTATGCCTCGTTCATGGCCACGGCGAATACACCGGAAGGTATCATTATGTTGCAAAGCTGATGAATGAAGCTGGTATTGCAGTCATTGCCTTTGACAATTTTGGCCACGGCAAAACGGAAGGTAAAAGAGGGGTAATTCCATCTTATGAGGCTGTAATGGCTGCCATAGGTTCATTGCTCGCTGAAGCAGAAATACGTTGGCCGGGAAGCCCCAGATTCCTCTATGGGCATAGCATGGGCGGAAATTTTGTCATTAATTATGCGCTTCAGTTTCAACCTCCGGTTGCAGGGGTGATTGCCACTTCTTCATGGCTGAAACTTGCGGTAAAACCTCCGGCAATGCAATTATTTCTGGGAAAAATCATGATGAAAATTGCACCGGCATTTGCTCAATCAACAAAACTGGATGCAGGATTTATCTCCCGCGACCCGGTAGAAGCCGATCGCTACCGAAATGATCCGATGATTCATGATAAAATGAGTTCGATTCTCTTTTTTAGTGTATATGAGGCAGGGCTTTGGGCACTGGATCACGCCAATCTGTTCCCCTGTCCACTCCTGATTCATCACGGTACAGGCGATAAAATCACTTCCTGGCAAGCCAGTGAAGCGTTTGCGAAGTCAGCCGGAGGAGGAAATGTCACCCTCAAACTATGGGAAGGGCTTTATCATGAAACGCAGTATGAACCGGAAAAAGACACCGTTATTGGCTTTTCAAGAGATTGGATAGTGAATATGATATCCTGA
- a CDS encoding peptide chain release factor 3 — MMGFKEEIKRRRTFAIISHPDAGKTTLTEKLLLFGGAIQVAGAVKSNKIKKSATSDFMEIERQRGISVATSVMGFDYEDIKVNILDTPGHQDFAEDTYRTLTAVDSVIVVIDVAKGVETQTEKLVEVCRMRDTPIIVFINKLDREGQDPFVLLDEIEAKLGLNVRPLSWPIGMGKSFRGVYNMFEEKLVLFSAHGKQAEADSIAFSDLASPELETYLGSQAKTLRDEVELLEGVYPEFDQELYREGLLSPVFFGSAVNNFGVKELLDCFVQIAPYPQVCHTEERDIEPFEDKFTGFVFKIHANMDPNHRNRIAFVRVCSGQFERNKNYHHVRIGKNLKFANPTSFMASKQSVIDVAYPGDIVGLYDSGNFVIGDTLTEGEKIHFKGIPSFSPELFQYVENADPMKAKQLAKGLEQLMDEGVAQLFTNEFTGRKIIGTVGALQFEVIQYRLKHEYNATCRYESASLYKACWVTCDKPAKLKEFKERKKKSMAKDKHGRDVFLAASAWDLNSTQELFPEVKFHYTSEF, encoded by the coding sequence ATTATGGGATTCAAGGAAGAAATTAAACGCCGGAGGACATTTGCCATCATCAGCCACCCGGATGCAGGGAAAACAACCCTCACCGAAAAATTGCTGCTTTTTGGTGGTGCAATCCAGGTTGCCGGAGCTGTTAAATCCAATAAAATTAAAAAATCTGCGACTTCCGACTTCATGGAAATCGAGCGGCAAAGGGGTATTTCTGTCGCTACCTCTGTCATGGGGTTTGATTATGAAGATATTAAGGTCAATATCCTGGATACTCCCGGACACCAGGATTTTGCAGAAGATACCTACCGGACCCTCACCGCTGTAGACAGTGTCATTGTTGTCATAGACGTCGCTAAAGGCGTGGAAACCCAGACGGAAAAACTCGTCGAAGTCTGCCGGATGCGGGATACACCTATTATTGTTTTTATCAATAAACTTGACCGTGAAGGTCAGGACCCGTTTGTACTCCTCGATGAAATAGAAGCCAAACTTGGGCTGAATGTTCGCCCACTTAGCTGGCCGATTGGTATGGGGAAATCCTTCCGCGGGGTGTACAATATGTTTGAAGAGAAACTGGTGCTCTTCTCCGCCCATGGAAAACAGGCAGAAGCAGACTCCATTGCATTTTCTGATCTCGCCAGCCCCGAACTGGAAACTTATCTCGGGAGTCAGGCCAAAACCCTTCGCGATGAAGTAGAATTGCTGGAAGGTGTCTATCCCGAATTTGATCAGGAGCTTTACCGGGAAGGTTTACTTTCTCCTGTGTTTTTTGGCAGTGCGGTCAATAATTTTGGTGTAAAAGAATTGCTGGACTGTTTTGTGCAAATCGCTCCTTATCCACAGGTTTGCCATACAGAGGAACGCGATATTGAGCCATTCGAAGATAAATTTACCGGGTTCGTATTCAAAATTCACGCAAATATGGACCCCAACCACCGAAACCGCATTGCCTTTGTGCGTGTTTGTTCCGGACAATTTGAGCGCAATAAAAACTACCATCACGTCAGAATTGGAAAAAATCTCAAATTTGCCAACCCGACCTCTTTTATGGCGTCCAAACAATCCGTAATCGATGTTGCCTATCCAGGTGATATTGTTGGCCTTTATGACTCGGGCAATTTTGTGATCGGTGATACCCTTACAGAAGGTGAAAAAATTCATTTTAAAGGCATTCCCAGCTTTTCTCCCGAGCTCTTTCAGTATGTGGAAAATGCTGACCCCATGAAAGCAAAACAGCTGGCCAAAGGGCTGGAACAGCTAATGGATGAAGGGGTGGCCCAATTATTTACCAATGAGTTTACAGGTAGAAAAATCATTGGAACGGTAGGCGCACTCCAATTTGAGGTTATACAGTATCGTCTCAAACACGAGTACAATGCTACCTGCCGCTACGAGTCTGCATCGCTTTACAAAGCTTGCTGGGTAACCTGCGACAAGCCCGCCAAACTCAAAGAGTTTAAAGAGCGGAAGAAAAAATCCATGGCCAAAGACAAACACGGCCGGGATGTTTTTCTGGCGGCTTCCGCCTGGGATCTCAATTCTACGCAGGAGTTATTTCCCGAAGTGAAATTTCACTATACCAGCGAGTTTTAG
- a CDS encoding M20 family metallopeptidase, with protein sequence MELKTHIQKLAAEIFDEVISLRQHIHAHPELSFEEKNTAAFVQQQLGSMGIEYKADIAGHGVVGLIHGKNPSDRVIALRADMDALPIKEENDVPYKSQHPGVMHACGHDVHTASLLGTAHILSQVTDQFSGTIKLIFQPAEEKVPGGASLMIKEGVLANPNVNAILGQHVQPHLEVGKIGIRSGMYMASADEIYMRVIGKGGHAAHPSHFIDPVMMTAQILVTLQQVVSRSDPRIPTILSFGKIIGEGATNIIPNEVYVEGTLRTMDEVWREKALEKIADIVHSVAKGLGGRVELDIRRGYPFLVNDEALTAKAKSHIVEYMGAENVEEIDLWMAAEDFAWYTHEVPGCFYRLGTRNEAKGIVHGVHTPRFNIDEHALKISTGLMAWLAIRELSM encoded by the coding sequence ATGGAACTAAAAACACATATTCAAAAACTTGCGGCGGAAATTTTTGATGAGGTAATTTCCCTTCGTCAGCATATTCACGCACATCCTGAGCTTTCTTTTGAAGAAAAAAATACTGCTGCTTTTGTACAGCAACAACTCGGCAGTATGGGGATTGAATACAAAGCTGACATTGCCGGGCATGGGGTCGTAGGGCTAATTCACGGAAAAAACCCTTCTGATCGCGTGATTGCTCTCCGGGCTGATATGGACGCGCTTCCCATCAAAGAAGAAAATGATGTTCCATACAAATCTCAGCATCCGGGTGTCATGCATGCCTGTGGTCATGATGTACATACTGCCTCTCTCCTTGGCACGGCCCACATTCTTTCCCAGGTTACTGATCAGTTTTCGGGTACGATCAAGCTGATTTTCCAGCCGGCTGAAGAGAAGGTGCCCGGCGGCGCTTCATTGATGATAAAAGAAGGGGTACTTGCCAACCCCAATGTAAATGCGATCCTTGGCCAACACGTACAACCGCATCTGGAAGTAGGGAAAATCGGTATTCGCTCGGGTATGTATATGGCTTCTGCCGATGAGATCTATATGCGTGTCATCGGAAAAGGCGGGCACGCTGCGCATCCTTCACACTTTATTGATCCGGTGATGATGACAGCCCAGATTCTTGTAACGTTACAGCAGGTGGTGAGCCGCTCCGACCCCCGGATTCCGACCATTCTTTCTTTCGGAAAAATCATAGGCGAAGGCGCTACCAATATTATCCCCAATGAAGTGTATGTGGAGGGAACCCTTCGCACTATGGATGAAGTATGGCGGGAAAAAGCCCTGGAGAAAATCGCAGATATTGTTCATTCTGTAGCGAAAGGGCTGGGCGGAAGGGTTGAACTGGACATTCGCCGGGGGTATCCTTTCCTCGTCAACGACGAGGCGCTCACGGCTAAGGCCAAAAGCCATATTGTCGAATACATGGGCGCAGAAAATGTCGAAGAAATCGATCTGTGGATGGCGGCAGAAGATTTTGCCTGGTACACCCATGAAGTCCCCGGCTGTTTTTATCGTTTAGGCACCCGCAATGAAGCCAAAGGAATTGTCCATGGTGTACATACACCACGATTTAATATTGATGAGCATGCATTGAAAATCTCTACCGGGCTTATGGCCTGGCTGGCTATCAGGGAACTCTCGATGTAA
- a CDS encoding OmpA family protein — translation MKLSVMVIRIMVFVAATTLLGSCVSKKKYEEAMTRAAAEKSALESSLASAQDENAKLKADAEELQKNLNMSKEEISALSKTVAENNARLAEMKSAISAAFETYDPNDFSIEERNGKLYISMQNKILFEAGRDRLLKDSQDLIATMSETLKKNQGMYVAVEGHTDNDPVVVNKAKFKDNWSLSVARSISVVRELEKNGVSSDRLTATGKGDTQPIASNDSDEGKEKNRRTEFVVTPKVDGLYKMYKSGFGGSGSSN, via the coding sequence ATGAAACTATCAGTAATGGTTATCAGAATTATGGTATTCGTGGCTGCGACCACGTTATTAGGCTCCTGCGTATCTAAGAAAAAATACGAAGAAGCTATGACCCGTGCGGCAGCTGAAAAAAGCGCGCTGGAAAGTTCTCTCGCTTCTGCTCAGGATGAAAATGCAAAACTGAAAGCAGACGCAGAGGAGCTTCAGAAAAACCTCAACATGAGCAAAGAAGAAATCTCTGCGCTCAGCAAAACAGTTGCAGAAAACAATGCAAGACTTGCTGAGATGAAAAGTGCTATCTCTGCTGCTTTTGAAACTTACGATCCCAATGATTTCAGCATCGAAGAAAGAAATGGTAAACTCTACATTTCTATGCAGAACAAAATCCTCTTCGAAGCTGGTCGTGATCGCCTCCTGAAAGATTCTCAGGATCTTATCGCAACAATGTCTGAGACTTTGAAGAAAAATCAAGGTATGTATGTGGCTGTAGAAGGTCATACAGACAATGACCCTGTTGTGGTCAACAAAGCTAAGTTCAAAGACAACTGGAGCCTCAGCGTAGCTCGTTCAATCTCTGTTGTAAGAGAGCTGGAAAAAAATGGTGTTTCTTCCGATCGCCTTACCGCTACCGGTAAAGGTGATACTCAGCCCATCGCTTCCAATGATTCTGATGAAGGAAAAGAGAAAAACCGTCGTACTGAGTTCGTGGTAACTCCTAAAGTAGATGGTCTCTACAAAATGTATAAGAGTGGTTTTGGTGGAAGCGGTTCTTCCAACTAA
- a CDS encoding HRDC domain-containing protein, with protein METFSRAKSQLNIGRDTEIILQAIRALSGNYGASFIIRMLRGQKSLSLRKDEDADLPQFGVLAEYNAETVRGILNYLLKEEYLQVINARFGSLGITEKGELYLSNPSEIWVQKKVINMSILDRMLMKELREIRRDLAQTENLPPFRIFTDYSLEKLVAVKPENVDDLKRVPGFGDYKANRYGPAIFQSITRVSEKKEDEDRFQLMKQLNSPGYRQVKDLFQAGETIEAIAAKRSVKTETVRQILQRLHRAGEIDMRTWIEEHVASEVLEKGAEYFRKTPDSRLKEAYENLGLDYDILQMCKLYVADVSTRQDDLPMAS; from the coding sequence ATGGAAACATTTTCGCGGGCAAAGAGCCAGCTTAATATTGGCCGTGACACCGAAATCATTCTACAGGCAATCCGCGCGCTTAGCGGAAATTATGGAGCGTCCTTTATAATCAGAATGTTGCGAGGGCAGAAGTCATTGAGCCTTCGCAAGGACGAAGATGCAGATCTTCCGCAGTTTGGAGTATTAGCGGAATACAATGCTGAGACGGTCAGAGGCATTCTCAATTACTTATTGAAGGAAGAATATCTTCAGGTAATTAATGCGCGGTTTGGCAGTCTGGGTATTACTGAAAAAGGTGAATTATATCTTTCCAATCCTTCTGAAATCTGGGTGCAGAAAAAAGTGATTAATATGAGTATCCTGGATCGTATGCTAATGAAGGAGTTGCGGGAAATTCGCCGGGATCTGGCCCAGACAGAAAATCTCCCTCCCTTCAGGATATTTACGGATTACAGTCTTGAAAAACTGGTAGCTGTGAAGCCTGAGAATGTGGACGATCTGAAGCGGGTACCAGGTTTTGGCGATTATAAAGCCAATCGCTACGGTCCGGCTATTTTTCAGTCCATTACCCGGGTATCGGAAAAAAAAGAGGATGAGGATCGTTTTCAATTGATGAAACAACTCAATTCACCCGGGTACCGGCAGGTAAAAGATCTCTTTCAGGCAGGCGAAACGATCGAAGCTATTGCAGCAAAACGGTCGGTGAAAACTGAAACTGTAAGGCAGATTTTGCAAAGACTACATCGGGCGGGAGAAATAGACATGCGAACCTGGATTGAGGAACATGTTGCAAGTGAGGTTTTGGAGAAGGGGGCAGAGTATTTTCGCAAGACACCCGATTCACGGTTGAAGGAAGCTTACGAAAATCTTGGACTCGACTATGACATTTTGCAAATGTGTAAACTATATGTGGCAGATGTTTCAACTCGTCAGGATGATTTGCCGATGGCTTCCTGA
- the ung gene encoding uracil-DNA glycosylase, whose translation MTHPAESVQIEAGWKKVLYEEFAQPYFQQLKTFLLAEKNAGQLIFPPGKDIFNAFNKTPFEKVKVVILGQDPYHGPGQAHGLSFSVPPGIAPPPSLKNIYKELQSDVGISIPSHGNLEPWAEQGVLLLNSILTVRAHQAGSHQGKGWEKFTTASIKALNDHRDGLIFLLWGRYAQEKGSTIDLTRHYVLKSVHPSPLSAHNGFLGCKHFSQTNAILEKKGLTPINWQV comes from the coding sequence ATGACACATCCCGCAGAATCCGTTCAAATTGAAGCAGGCTGGAAAAAGGTTCTTTATGAGGAATTTGCTCAGCCCTATTTTCAACAGCTGAAAACCTTCCTTCTGGCTGAAAAAAACGCCGGACAGCTCATCTTCCCCCCGGGAAAGGATATTTTCAATGCGTTTAATAAAACGCCTTTTGAAAAAGTCAAAGTCGTGATTTTGGGACAAGACCCCTACCATGGACCCGGACAAGCCCATGGATTAAGTTTCTCCGTACCGCCAGGTATTGCCCCTCCCCCTTCTCTCAAAAACATTTACAAAGAACTGCAAAGCGATGTAGGTATTTCCATTCCCTCTCATGGCAATCTGGAGCCCTGGGCCGAACAAGGTGTGTTGCTGTTAAATTCTATTCTGACTGTAAGGGCACATCAGGCAGGTTCTCATCAGGGCAAAGGCTGGGAGAAATTCACAACTGCCTCCATCAAAGCGCTCAACGATCACAGAGATGGATTGATTTTCTTACTTTGGGGCCGATATGCACAGGAAAAAGGTTCCACCATTGACCTTACCAGGCATTATGTGCTGAAATCTGTTCACCCCTCACCACTATCTGCACATAATGGATTTTTGGGTTGTAAACATTTCTCCCAAACCAATGCCATTTTGGAAAAAAAAGGCCTTACACCGATTAACTGGCAGGTGTAA